From Chryseobacterium camelliae:
GGGTATGATCTTCCAGGCTATAGGACTGATGTCCGGAACGAGTTTAGACGGATTGGATATCTGTTTTGCCGAATTTGAAAAAGCAGGAACCACCTGGACCTTCAGAATCCTTCAGGCCGAAACGGTGGCCTATTCTGAAGACTGGGAAAACAAACTTAGAAACGCCATTCAGCTTTCCTCTGAAGATTTGCTTGAACTGCATTCGGAATACGGCTTTTACCTTGGAAAAAAGGCTAAGGAATTCATTGATAAGCATCAGCTTGAAAACATCAGCCTGATCGCATCCCATGGACACACTGTTTTCCATCAGCCTCAGAAAAGATTTACCTTACAGATCGGTGACGGAAGGGCCATCAAACTGGAAACCGGCCTACCGGTCATCTATGATTTCAGAACCCAGGACGTCCTGATGAAAGGAAACGGCGCCCCGCTGGTTCCTATAGGTGATGAACTGCTTTTTTCCGGATACGACGCCTGCCTGAATCTTGGTGGATTTTCCAACATCTCCTTATCATCGGAAGGAAAGAGAATTGCTTTTGATATCGCTCCGGTGAATATTGTTTTAAATCATCTCGCGCAGCAGCTTCACAAAAGTTTTGACGAAAACGGAGCATTGGCGGAAAGAGGGAAAGTAGATGAAAATTTGCTTAAAAAACTTAATGCCTTGGAATTCTATCATCAGCAGCATCCTAAATCATTAGGAATAGAATGGTGCCATCAGCATATATTCCCCACTTTCGGGAATATGGAAATCACAGATGCCCTGGCTACTTTTACGGAACATGCCGCTCAGCAGATCGCCCATGTCATCAACACAAACAATATAAAAGATATTCTGGTTACGGGCGGAGGTGCTTACAACACATTTCTGATGGACAAAATAAAGGCAAAAACAAAAGCCGAAGTCATCATCCCGGAAAAAGGGATCATCGATTACAAGGAAGCTTTGATATTCGCCTTTATGGGCGTTTTAAA
This genomic window contains:
- a CDS encoding anhydro-N-acetylmuramic acid kinase: MIFQAIGLMSGTSLDGLDICFAEFEKAGTTWTFRILQAETVAYSEDWENKLRNAIQLSSEDLLELHSEYGFYLGKKAKEFIDKHQLENISLIASHGHTVFHQPQKRFTLQIGDGRAIKLETGLPVIYDFRTQDVLMKGNGAPLVPIGDELLFSGYDACLNLGGFSNISLSSEGKRIAFDIAPVNIVLNHLAQQLHKSFDENGALAERGKVDENLLKKLNALEFYHQQHPKSLGIEWCHQHIFPTFGNMEITDALATFTEHAAQQIAHVINTNNIKDILVTGGGAYNTFLMDKIKAKTKAEVIIPEKGIIDYKEALIFAFMGVLKMINEVNVLSSATGSRSDHCSGLMA